The following proteins are co-located in the Paenibacillus sp. FSL H8-0079 genome:
- a CDS encoding AraC family transcriptional regulator — protein MMSIILGEQFNLACRRASNTTFREVFHAHSQMEITYIHEGYGQLITEGQVFSLEPGMLMIFRPFQLHHVQIQVSRHQPFIRNVLMVELDILKALWSHFVATHHFIQDLLGEQSPIEPIRLADTSPLVQRMEQYADTYPGLLPHEVEEDTRLFLLDLLAQLRYLWQDGKQRSSQDVLSSSASVLHPHAEAIMQWIEQHYQESFRLEDIADTLHLSPYHLSHVFKKATGTTIVAYAQATRIRHACILLTHSSLSVPEIGHRVGMTSPSYFCKVFRTATGSTPHQYRLKVQGRG, from the coding sequence ATGATGTCCATCATCCTGGGAGAACAATTTAATCTGGCCTGTCGCCGTGCATCCAACACTACGTTTCGCGAAGTGTTTCATGCTCATTCGCAGATGGAGATAACCTATATCCATGAAGGATATGGGCAGTTGATCACCGAAGGACAGGTTTTCTCTCTTGAACCTGGTATGCTCATGATTTTTCGACCTTTTCAATTGCACCACGTCCAGATTCAAGTATCCAGACATCAGCCTTTCATTCGAAATGTACTCATGGTTGAGCTTGATATATTGAAGGCACTTTGGTCGCATTTTGTGGCGACTCACCACTTCATACAGGATCTGCTGGGAGAGCAATCGCCCATTGAGCCGATCCGACTTGCTGACACTTCCCCACTCGTTCAACGAATGGAACAATATGCAGATACGTATCCAGGTCTGCTTCCCCACGAAGTAGAGGAGGATACTCGCCTCTTTTTATTGGATCTGCTCGCACAACTTCGCTATCTGTGGCAAGACGGGAAGCAACGTAGTTCCCAAGATGTGCTCTCGTCCAGTGCAAGCGTTCTTCACCCTCATGCCGAAGCCATCATGCAATGGATTGAACAACATTACCAGGAGTCTTTTCGTTTGGAGGATATCGCAGATACACTTCATTTATCTCCCTATCATCTGTCTCATGTATTCAAAAAAGCGACCGGCACCACCATTGTTGCTTATGCTCAAGCTACCCGCATTCGTCATGCCTGTATACTGCTCACCCACTCCTCCCTTTCGGTTCCAGAAATCGGTCACCGTGTCGGTATGACCAGCCCCTCCTACTTTTGCAAAGTATTCCGTACTGCCACAGGATCTACACCACATCAATATCGGCTGAAGGTGCAGGGGAGAGGATGA